A region from the Hippopotamus amphibius kiboko isolate mHipAmp2 chromosome 15, mHipAmp2.hap2, whole genome shotgun sequence genome encodes:
- the CD70 gene encoding LOW QUALITY PROTEIN: CD70 antigen (The sequence of the model RefSeq protein was modified relative to this genomic sequence to represent the inferred CDS: inserted 1 base in 1 codon; deleted 2 bases in 1 codon), translated as MAQADSPPALAIPGERRTAEAEHLVHTWVFSEVLLNEETESGEGNRKIVGHPGPPILQAGDRQKLEGTSLYCRTXSGPSLCRTSPGWGTVGPWQVQTGREGPCSCVRAEVPSLFLPPLRTVCPATQLMKCLQRVMMAEEATGCQVPRLPWMFIRWGALLLVLLGILMACNLRVTPKQQLDSTGWDLAELQLNHTGSRQDPRLRWQGSPALGRSFVHGPELDNGQLRIQRDGIYRLHIQVTLTNCSSSTWTAEPHSATLTVAICSPTAHSISLLRLNFHRSCSVASQRLTFLAHGDILCTNLTLPLLPSRNADETFFGIQWVCP; from the exons CAGAGCATCTGGTCCATACATGGGTGTTCAGTGAAGTTTTGTTGAATGAGGAGACTGAGAGTGGGgagggaaatagaaaaattgtGGGGCACCCTGGCCCACCTATTCTGCAGGCTGGGGACCGGCAGAAGCTGGAGGGGACTTCCCTATACTGTAGAA AGTCTGGTCCCTCCCTTTGCCGGACATCCCCAGGGTGGGGCACTGTTGGTCCCTGGCAGGTTCAGACAGGCAGAGAGGGGCCCTGTAGCTGCGTGAGAGCTGAagttccttccctcttcctgcct CCTCTGCGCACCGTCTGCCCTGCCACACAGCTAATGAAGTGCTTGCAGAGGGTCATGATGGCAGAGGAGGCCACGGGCTGCCAGGTGCCCCGCCTGCCCTGGATGTTCATCCGATGGGGGGCTTTGTTGCTGGTTCTTCTTGGCATATTGATGGCCTGCAATCTGCGAGTCACCCCAAAGCAGCAGCTGGATTCAACTGGG tggGACTTAGCGGAGCTCCAGCTGAATCACACAG GATCACGGCAGGACCCCAGGCTGCGTTGGCAGGGGAGCCCAGCCCTGGGCCGTTCCTTCGTGCATGGGCCAGAGCTGGACAACGGGCAGCTGCGTATCCAACGTGATGGCATTTATAGACTGCACATCCAGGTGACCTTAACCAACTGCTCCTCCTCCACGTGGACCGCCGAGCCCCATAGCGCCACCCTGACTGTGGCCATCTGCTCCCCCACTGCCCACAGCATCAGCCTTTTACGCCTCAACTTTCACCGCAGCTGCTCGGTCGCCTCCCAGCGCCTAACGTTCTTAGCCCATGGGGACATTCTCTGCACCAACCTTACTCTGCCTCTGCTGCCCTCCAGAAATGCTGATGAGACTTTTTTTGGGATTCAGTGGGTGTGCCCTTGA
- the LOC130837218 gene encoding protein kish-A-like yields the protein MAGSKRQKLAQECKEARSGCGWGFPGLPVSAIFNFQSLLTVILLLIGTCAYIPSLAPSLLDRNKSGLLGVCWKCARIGEQNCPYVAVRCIVMACSTLLIQELGKMP from the exons ATGGCTGGGTCCAAGAGG cagaaactggcccaAGAGTGTAAAGAAGCAAGGAGTGGATGTGGCTGGGGCTTCCCCGGCCTCCCTGTGTCTGCCATTTTCAATTTTCAGAGTCTGTTGACTGTAATCTTGCTGCTTATAGGTACCTGTGCTTATATTCCATCCTTGGCACCCAGCCTCCTGGACAGAAATAAAAGTGGGCTGTTGGGTGTATGTTGGAAGTGTGCCAGAATAGGTGAACAGAACTGTCCTTATGTTGCAGTGCGCTGTATTGTGATGGCCTGCAGCACACTCCTCATACAGGAGCTTGGGAAAATGCCATAA